From one Leptospira noumeaensis genomic stretch:
- a CDS encoding TenA family protein: MTASFPIPSFAERCKVSAKNSFGASFSHPFVLALADGSLDPKIFRFYQIQDAKYLESFSDACAILSTRVTDPEDKLWLIDAAKMALVVESQLHMGYGKTLGYDSKTIAETEPTPNNLAYQNHMIASVVKGSVVEGFAAIAPCPWLYIDLGQHLLKEKGKIPEDHPYASWLLMYSDPGFNEYMTNLLARLQKYADLADEDSKKRAVAAFQQSCNYEWMFWEQAWTEQSWPSR; encoded by the coding sequence ATGACTGCTTCCTTTCCTATCCCTAGTTTTGCTGAAAGATGCAAAGTATCTGCAAAAAATTCATTTGGTGCATCCTTTTCTCATCCCTTTGTCCTTGCTCTTGCTGATGGATCTTTAGATCCAAAGATCTTTCGTTTTTACCAAATCCAAGATGCCAAATATTTGGAATCTTTTTCCGATGCTTGTGCCATCCTTTCTACAAGGGTCACAGATCCGGAAGATAAACTTTGGCTGATCGATGCGGCAAAAATGGCTCTCGTTGTGGAAAGCCAACTCCACATGGGTTATGGAAAAACACTTGGTTATGATTCCAAAACCATTGCCGAAACAGAACCAACTCCTAACAATTTAGCTTACCAAAACCATATGATTGCCTCCGTTGTCAAAGGGTCGGTAGTGGAAGGATTTGCCGCCATTGCGCCTTGTCCTTGGCTTTATATTGATCTTGGCCAACACCTACTCAAAGAAAAAGGAAAGATCCCGGAAGACCATCCCTATGCCTCTTGGTTGCTCATGTATTCCGATCCTGGGTTTAATGAATATATGACCAATCTTTTGGCTCGATTGCAAAAGTATGCAGACCTTGCCGATGAAGATTCTAAAAAACGAGCAGTGGCCGCCTTCCAACAAAGTTGTAATTACGAATGGATGTTTTGGGAACAGGCTTGGACTGAGCAAAGTTGGCCCTCTCGCTAA
- a CDS encoding OmpA family protein, with product MRKKISSSTIFLPTFLLLTLVNCNSITKPEWTETAAFQKFCGCVTVKEEKTNDHLGSLPEGALDELGTSDYLEKLYKGLRNDFEHSGTPFEEVGGSLVGKGVELKRIEDDEKRLRELLIVIDGDVAFPSGKSTLTPKAKELIAKVGDAMEAYPETNCRIGGHTDSVGAFSMNLKLSKDRSQSVKRELKLVHNIVEGRFKEVDGYADLHKIVDTMLAEKKNRRTEIYVGTVRIVY from the coding sequence ATGCGTAAAAAAATATCTTCATCTACTATATTCCTACCCACCTTCCTTCTGTTAACTTTAGTTAATTGTAACTCTATTACGAAACCGGAATGGACGGAAACTGCGGCCTTTCAAAAGTTTTGTGGTTGTGTGACTGTGAAAGAAGAGAAGACCAATGACCATTTGGGAAGTTTGCCCGAAGGTGCTTTGGATGAACTCGGAACTTCCGATTATTTAGAAAAATTATACAAAGGATTACGAAACGATTTTGAACATTCAGGGACACCTTTCGAAGAAGTAGGAGGGAGTCTTGTGGGCAAAGGAGTAGAACTCAAAAGAATCGAAGACGATGAAAAAAGGCTTCGAGAACTTCTGATTGTGATCGATGGGGACGTGGCTTTTCCATCTGGTAAATCTACCCTCACACCCAAAGCAAAAGAACTCATCGCAAAAGTAGGGGATGCCATGGAGGCTTATCCCGAAACCAATTGTCGGATTGGTGGACACACAGATAGTGTGGGCGCTTTTTCTATGAATCTCAAACTCAGTAAAGATCGTTCGCAGTCCGTGAAACGAGAGTTAAAGTTAGTTCACAATATTGTGGAAGGAAGATTTAAGGAAGTGGATGGTTATGCTGACCTTCATAAAATTGTAGATACTATGCTTGCGGAAAAGAAAAACCGTAGAACAGAAATTTATGTTGGGACGGTTCGCATTGTTTACTAG
- the tig gene encoding trigger factor, whose translation MEFTAKKNNNATCDLSIQFSAEEVRTAYSKAYKNASEKVKIPGFRPGKAPLNMVEKVLGDSVMDDAANIMLNQAMADLFDKLEHKPIRLPQFQMETFDKNTGAKAKATYDTKPEVTLPKLKKIKIQPKEIKISDADIQKELEGIQKNMARNSLKEEGEPVESADLLEINYKFKETDKEYPEQGQVGKFQMGAPQNPPGFETNLLGMKLNETKEFSFTYPDSYPQSPESAGKTIVYTVTVSAIYKVTYPEINDDFASEVDGSVNLQELKEKTKKQLHEIFGNALTKRATDDAYNEIIKESKFIIPESLIYEETETVFQNFMREFGLPVSSLADYAKRLNKEEKEVRESFSKAAEKRIQTYILKQKIAEEHKIQISDEEVEAGYEKEATQQGITAETLKKEVQKQKAETFYRDKFLFDKIDEFVYAEVEKKSPKAISTEEAEKILSGKEE comes from the coding sequence ATGGAATTTACGGCAAAAAAAAATAACAACGCAACTTGTGACCTCAGCATTCAATTTAGCGCTGAAGAAGTCCGCACTGCCTACTCTAAGGCTTACAAAAATGCATCCGAAAAAGTAAAAATCCCTGGTTTTCGTCCCGGAAAAGCACCACTGAATATGGTCGAAAAGGTTCTCGGTGATTCGGTTATGGATGATGCAGCCAACATTATGCTGAACCAAGCAATGGCAGACCTATTTGATAAATTGGAACACAAACCAATCCGCCTGCCACAATTCCAAATGGAAACTTTTGATAAAAATACCGGTGCCAAAGCCAAAGCAACTTACGACACCAAACCAGAAGTCACCTTACCAAAGTTAAAGAAGATCAAAATCCAACCGAAAGAAATTAAAATTTCTGATGCGGACATCCAAAAAGAATTGGAAGGGATTCAAAAAAATATGGCTCGTAACTCTTTGAAAGAAGAGGGTGAACCTGTAGAATCTGCTGACCTTTTAGAAATCAATTATAAGTTCAAAGAAACTGACAAAGAATACCCAGAACAAGGCCAAGTTGGAAAATTCCAAATGGGTGCGCCCCAAAACCCTCCTGGTTTTGAAACGAACCTCCTCGGTATGAAACTAAACGAAACCAAAGAGTTTTCTTTCACTTATCCTGACTCTTACCCACAATCCCCAGAGTCTGCTGGAAAAACCATTGTTTACACAGTAACCGTTTCTGCAATTTACAAAGTCACATATCCTGAAATCAATGATGACTTTGCATCCGAAGTGGATGGTTCTGTCAACTTACAAGAGTTAAAGGAAAAAACCAAAAAACAGTTACACGAAATTTTTGGGAACGCACTCACAAAACGTGCCACTGATGATGCTTATAACGAAATCATCAAAGAATCCAAATTCATCATTCCTGAATCTTTGATTTACGAAGAAACAGAAACCGTATTCCAAAACTTTATGCGTGAATTTGGCCTTCCCGTTTCTTCCCTTGCAGACTACGCAAAACGATTGAACAAGGAAGAAAAAGAAGTTCGTGAATCTTTCTCCAAAGCGGCTGAAAAACGCATCCAAACCTATATTTTGAAGCAGAAAATCGCGGAAGAACACAAAATCCAGATTTCTGACGAAGAAGTGGAGGCTGGATACGAAAAAGAGGCAACTCAGCAAGGAATTACTGCCGAAACTCTGAAAAAAGAAGTCCAAAAACAGAAGGCGGAAACCTTCTACCGTGACAAATTCCTGTTTGATAAAATCGACGAGTTTGTATACGCTGAGGTAGAAAAGAAGTCGCCTAAGGCTATTTCAACGGAAGAAGCTGAGAAAATTCTTAGCGGGAAAGAAGAGTAA
- a CDS encoding arylesterase, with the protein MPYLIFISFFLMIACGNSSDQADKNQVESKSSQDTKRIIYFGDSLTAGYGLLDFEDAWPHVLTKKISAEGYSYQMTNAGVSGDTTSGGLGRLEWVLAEKPSIFVLELGANDMLRGISPKLTKENLRSMIRQIKSQYPTTKILLVGMYATPNMGKKYAEEFNSIYPDLSKEEDIPLVPFILEKVASIRKLNQKDGIHPTEAGHKLVADTVYPYLKPLLVK; encoded by the coding sequence GTGCCGTATTTAATCTTTATCAGTTTTTTCCTTATGATCGCTTGTGGAAATTCGTCCGACCAGGCAGACAAAAACCAAGTAGAGTCAAAAAGTTCCCAAGATACCAAACGGATCATCTATTTTGGAGATTCTCTCACCGCAGGGTATGGGTTACTAGATTTTGAAGATGCTTGGCCCCATGTCCTTACCAAAAAAATTTCTGCAGAAGGATATTCCTACCAAATGACAAATGCTGGTGTTTCTGGAGATACAACCAGCGGTGGACTTGGACGTTTGGAATGGGTTTTGGCAGAAAAACCATCCATCTTCGTACTCGAGTTAGGTGCAAATGATATGTTGCGAGGGATTAGTCCTAAACTAACAAAAGAAAATTTACGTTCGATGATCCGCCAAATCAAATCCCAATACCCAACCACCAAGATATTGTTAGTGGGAATGTATGCCACACCCAATATGGGAAAAAAATACGCGGAAGAGTTTAATTCGATTTATCCGGATCTTTCCAAAGAAGAAGATATACCGCTTGTTCCTTTTATTTTAGAAAAAGTGGCATCCATCCGGAAACTCAACCAAAAGGATGGAATCCATCCAACGGAAGCTGGTCATAAACTCGTAGCGGACACAGTGTACCCTTACCTCAAACCATTACTTGTAAAATAA
- a CDS encoding ATP-dependent Clp protease proteolytic subunit gives MSTFIPNVSEQTSRGIITSDVYSRLLRDRIIFLGAGIDDTYANAVSAQLLFLEAENPDRDIYLYINSPGGYVSSGLAIYDTMQLVKPEVRTLCIGQASSMAALLLAGGAKGKRSALPNSRIMLHQPYGGAGGQASDIEISAKEIIKTKDKLIELYGKHIGKPADQIRKDTERNFFMSAEEAKEYGIIDNVILERKQMLQT, from the coding sequence ATGTCAACATTTATTCCAAACGTTTCAGAACAAACAAGTCGTGGCATAATCACTAGTGATGTGTATTCCAGACTGCTTAGGGATCGTATTATATTTCTGGGTGCTGGTATTGATGACACCTACGCAAATGCTGTTTCTGCTCAACTTTTGTTTTTAGAAGCGGAAAATCCAGATCGAGACATCTATCTCTACATCAATAGCCCTGGTGGTTATGTGAGTTCTGGTCTTGCCATTTATGACACAATGCAGCTTGTTAAACCTGAGGTAAGAACTCTTTGTATTGGACAGGCTTCCTCAATGGCGGCACTACTCCTTGCGGGTGGGGCCAAAGGAAAACGATCTGCACTTCCGAATTCTCGGATTATGTTACACCAACCTTACGGTGGAGCCGGTGGACAGGCTTCCGATATTGAGATTTCCGCCAAAGAAATTATCAAGACCAAGGACAAATTGATCGAACTTTATGGTAAACACATAGGAAAACCTGCCGACCAAATCAGAAAAGACACCGAAAGAAATTTCTTTATGAGTGCTGAGGAAGCCAAAGAGTA